The genome window TCATATAATTTACCCTAACAAATCAGCTACAAACTAACAACCTCCGTAATTGTATTTACAGATACAAAATGTCATCCTCCCCTCGAGAAGTTTGACAGTACATAACTGAGACTAACCAAAAGCACCTTTTATCACGTGGGTTTAAAATTAAGGAGTCGCTTCATACTCTGTCAAGATTTGGTCGTCTTCTCTTTCCCTACATgaattatatatgtatttcGTTTCATGTCAGAAATTGACGGATCAGAAAGACAAAACATATTAGGAGGATCAGAAACATAACTCACCAAATAGATTTGCTTTTAAAGGGAATCGAAGGGAGGACGGTCTCTTTACTTTTACCTCCTTCAGTTGCCTGCTCTTGTTTagtttttctactttttctacTCCACCGCTGCTATCTCCTACTAAAAGATGATATCCTTTTGTGACCTTGTCATGGTAGACGGCTGGTGGTGCAAGCCTCAATTGAGGCATATTTTCTATGTCTATTACTCTCTGATTTTTCTGTAAGTTAGCCAGAATCTCAAACTGCAACAATACACAAATTCAGGTATTAGTTCAGTTGCAACAAAACCTATTGGTCGTCGCACCAGTAAGACAAAAACAATACCCGTGGTATTTGCTGAAGAGTGTATGGAAGCTCCAATAAATCTGTTTCTTGTGGATATGAAACAGAAGCTCCTGACGACGATTGAGTTCTTGATGAAAATTTATTCACTAGACTGTACTCAGTCAGTGCTTTGCCTCTAGACCGTTGAGAGTGATTGCTATGCACACAAACTGGGCATGAGAAGTCTCCACCTGAAGCCTCATTATCAAGAACTTCGCACTGAAGATGAGTTGCATGACCACAGTTAAAAACTCGAACTCTGTAACTTGATGAGCTCTTGACAAGAAGGCGATTACATATGCAACAGACAGCACCCCGGGGAGCATATCCGTGAGATGCCCCTTTCTTCAATAAACTCATGGTATAGAACGTGTCATCCTCAATTAAAGCTTTGGCAGTATCCTAAACAAGTTTGAAAAGACTTCAATTTACATTTTACAGGCGTATCAGACACATCTTGGAGGTCTGCCTGGGGGATCACATATTCTAGAGGATCAAACACTAAAACTCAGGCCTCAGAGACTTGTGC of Cucurbita pepo subsp. pepo cultivar mu-cu-16 unplaced genomic scaffold, ASM280686v2 Cp4.1_scaffold002654, whole genome shotgun sequence contains these proteins:
- the LOC111786743 gene encoding uncharacterized protein LOC111786743 translates to MIGYVHLPTIMSRLLSDNGSQEFGDFKLTILGMLGTFGFERRILDTAKALIEDDTFYTMSLLKKGASHGYAPRGAVCCICNRLLVKSSSSYRVRVFNCGHATHLQCEVLDNEASGGDFSCPVCVHSNHSQRSRGKALTEYSLVNKFSSRTQSSSGASVSYPQETDLLELPYTLQQIPRFEILANLQKNQRVIDIENMPQLRLAPPAVYHDKVTKGYHLLVGDSSGGVEKVEKLNKSRQLKEVKVKRPSSLRFPLKANLFGKEKTTKS